The segment TCCGACGCGGGCGGAGTTCCCGGGGTGCCGGAAGTCCGCGGATCCGTCGATGACGGCGAGTCCGTAGCGCCCGATGCGGCGCAGCGCGAGCGAGGCGCCGAGCTGGATGGAACAGTCGCCGCCCAGGACGACCGGGAAGTCCCCCGCTCGGACGTGGTGCTCGATGCGGTCGGCGAGTTTGCGGGTGTAGGTGGCGATCGCCTCGGCGTTGAACACGCCGTCGCCCTCCCGCCAGCCGCCGCGGTCGTAGCGGGGCGGCACGACGACTCCGCCCTCGTACGCCCCCAGCCGCTGCACCAGCCGCTGCTCGCGCAGCGCGCCCGCCAGCTTGTAGCACCCGGGCACGGTGCCTTCGGTGGGCGGCCGGAGGCCGAGGTTGGACGGGGCGTCGATGACCACGATGCGGCGCATTCGGCCATTCTGACCGCGCGGGGCGGCCGTGGCACAGCATTTTGCCGCAGGGCCCGTCACATGACGGGCGCGAACTCTCACAGCCCGCTGACAGGCTCCCTTCAGGGACGCCTTACATCCGTGATGGACGTTGGAGCGTATGCATGGACACTCCCCCCGCACCCCTGAAGCCGAGCGCAGCCGCCGCTGGTTCATGAACAAGTCGCTGCTCGTCGGCGGTGTCGCCGCTGTGGCGACCATGACCGGCTGCTCCAGCAGTTCCTCCGGTTCGGCGAGCTCCTCCGCCTCGCCCAGTGGGGGGATGCCGTCCGGCGGTCCCGGGGGGATGGGTCCTGGGCAGAGCGAGGTCAAGTACGCCGACTTCAAGGGTCTGACCACCGACGGCACGGTCGTGGACGACCTGTACTCGATCCACTCCACCGGAGTGTCCACGGACGCGGTGGTCAAGGCCGCGCAGGCCTTCCTGGACGGGCTGTCCGCCAAGGAGCGCCGGGCGTGCACGTTCGACGTGGACGACGACGAGTGGCTGGCCTGGAGCAACGTAGACGGGTACGAGCGCAAGGGCGCCCGGATGGGCGACATCACGACCAAGCAGCAGAACCTCGGTTACGCGCTGCTGGGCGCGGCGCTGTCCGCCGACGGGGTCACCCAGACCCGCAACATCATGAAGCTCAACGCCTTCCTGGGCGACTACAGCGGCGGGGGCAGGGACACGCTCACCGAGGGCGCCTACTTCTTCACCTTCATGGGCACCCCGTCGACGACGAAGCCGTGGGGCTTCCAGTACGAGGGCCACCACGTGGCCATCAACTACTTCGTGCTCGGCGACCAGGTCGTGATGACGCCGACCTTCATGGGCTCCGAGCCGACCTCGGCCACGTACAAGGGTGAGAAGATCACCATGTTCAAGCCGGAGACCACGGCCGGTCTGACGCTGCTGCGGTCACTGACCGACGCGCAGCGCGCGAAGGTCATCTCCTCGACCGTGCAGAAGAGCGGCGACGACATGAAGGCCGGCGCGGGCCAGGACAACGCCAAGCTCGCCTTCGAGGGCCTGGCCGGATCCGAACTCACCGCCGCGCAGAAGGAGAAGCTTCTCGACCTCGTGCGGGTGTACGTCGGCTACATGGACGACGGGCACGCCGGGGTGAAGATGAAGGAGGTGGAGAAGCACCTGGACAAGACCTACTTCTACTGGCTCGGCGCGACCAAGGACACCTCCGCCTTCTACTACCGCGTCCACAGCCCGGTCGTGCTCATCGAGTACGACGCCCAGTCCCCGCTCGCCTACGGCACCTCGGCCCGAACCGGCGGCGGTCAGCCGAGCGGCCAGCCGTCCGGTCAGCCCACGGGTGGTATGCCCACGGGCCAGCCCTCCGGGGGCATGGGCGGTATGGGTGGCATGGGCGGGACGCCGACGCAGCAGCACATCCACACCATCATCCGCACCCCGAACGCCGGGGACTACGGCGTGGACCTGCTGAAACTCCACCTGGAGAACGACCACTGACGACCACTGAGGTCTGTCAGGGCTTGACGGCCAGCCCGGCGGCGATCAGGCGCTCCCAGACGGTGAGTTCGAGCGGCGGGGTGGCCGGGCGCCACTCCGCCGCCGGGACGATGCCCGGGGGCAGGACGGTGAGGCCGTCGCCGAAGAGGGCGAGGAGT is part of the Streptomyces sp. NBC_01262 genome and harbors:
- a CDS encoding DUF3500 domain-containing protein gives rise to the protein MHGHSPRTPEAERSRRWFMNKSLLVGGVAAVATMTGCSSSSSGSASSSASPSGGMPSGGPGGMGPGQSEVKYADFKGLTTDGTVVDDLYSIHSTGVSTDAVVKAAQAFLDGLSAKERRACTFDVDDDEWLAWSNVDGYERKGARMGDITTKQQNLGYALLGAALSADGVTQTRNIMKLNAFLGDYSGGGRDTLTEGAYFFTFMGTPSTTKPWGFQYEGHHVAINYFVLGDQVVMTPTFMGSEPTSATYKGEKITMFKPETTAGLTLLRSLTDAQRAKVISSTVQKSGDDMKAGAGQDNAKLAFEGLAGSELTAAQKEKLLDLVRVYVGYMDDGHAGVKMKEVEKHLDKTYFYWLGATKDTSAFYYRVHSPVVLIEYDAQSPLAYGTSARTGGGQPSGQPSGQPTGGMPTGQPSGGMGGMGGMGGTPTQQHIHTIIRTPNAGDYGVDLLKLHLENDH